The window GCGGACGCCGGGCCGAGCAGGGCCCGCGACCACGGAGCGTCGCGCTGGCGCACCGCGGCCCGGCACCATGCCGCGTGCAGCTCCTCCGTCCAGCCGTCGCCCGAGGCCACGGGCAGCGCCACTATCTCCGCCGGGCCGAGCCCCCCGAACCGCTCCCGCCAGCACGACAGCGGGGCCGCCTCCACCAACTGGCCGAGCCACCAGGCCCGTTCCCCGCGTCCGGCCGGCGGCCGCTTGACCACCCCGTCGCGGAGCATCCCTCCGTCGCACTCGGCCGGCGGGGTCACCCCCTCCGGTCCTACGCAGGCCAGCGCACGCTCCGCCATCCTCCCCGCCAGCGCCGAGCTCGGCAGTGCCGACAGCAGCTCGGCGGCCGTGGCGCGGACATTGCGGCTGCGGTCGCCCAGCGCCGCCTCCAGGAAGGGCTCGTCCCCGTCCGACAGACCGGCCCTCAGCGAATCGAGGAACATCAGCCGGTCCTCGGCCCGTTCGGTGGCCCAGGTCGTCATCAGCAGTCGCGGCGCGGCCGCCGCCTCGTGCGCCCGTACGGCCCCGAGCAGGGCGACCCGCTCCGCGAACAGCCCCTCCTGCCACAGTCGTTCCACCCCCGCCCGGTCCGTCACGTCCGGCAGTTCCCCGGCGCCGCCCGCCCCGCCGCGCAGGGCGAACCGCCAGTCGGGATTCATCCGCGCCAGCCACAGCCCCCGCGTCCCGGCCAGGGCCAGTGCCTGCGGCCGCAGGTCCGTACGGGCCCGGGCAGCGTCCAGCAGTGCCGGTACGAGCGCGCTCGGCGAGCGGTAGCCGTACCGCGCGGCCGCGGCCAGCCACTGCGGCAGCAGCTCCGTCAGATCCGGGGCGGTTCCGCGCCGGCCGCCGCCGTTGACCGCGCCGCTGCGGCCGGCCAGCAACTGCGCGAGCCGGTGGCCCGCGGCCTTCGGCGGCGCCGGCCGCGGATCCCGCGGTGCGGGCTCCGGGCGCGTGCCCGCCCCGGCCGGCCGCAGCCCTGCCCGGCGTCGTACGGCGTGCACGGCCGCCGCGTCCAGGAGCGCCTCCGCGGAGCCCGCCGGGCCCCCGCCCCGGCGCCGGTCGGTGCCCAGCAGCGCGGCGGCGACCAGCTCCTCCCACTCCCCGTACCCCTCGTCGGCCTTGTTCATCGGGCCCCTCCCTCGTCGCTCGCCGGTCGTCTTCGTCGCGTCCTGTGCTCCGGTCCCGTCCCCTCCACGGGACCGGAGCCCGCGGTCTTCTCGTCCGCCTGATTCAGCTGGCGTGGTTGTCGTTCATGGCAAGCCCCCCGGCTTCTCGTCGTTGCGTGTACGGCGCCCCCGGCGCCGCACGTCTCCTCGCCGCCCCGGCGGGACGGCACAGGACCCCCCAGGCCCCCTGCGATGTTGTTCTTCAGGCTTCGCTTCCGCGCCCGCTCAGCCCAGGGCGACCGGCTCGGCCGAGTCCGGATGCCAGGCCGTCAGCGGGGTGAAGCCGCGGTGGCCGCACTCGCCGAACACCGTCACCGGAGCCCCGCCCGACAACGCGGCCAGCTGCCACAGCCCCCCGCGGGAGCGGCTGCCGCCCCCGGTGAGGGGCACCGGCAGGGCGGAGTCGCCCTCCGCGTCCGCCAGTTGCCAGCCGAGCTCTCCCGGTATCGGCACCACCGGCCCGAGCACCACAGGCCAGGACTCCAGCCACGGGTCCTCCCGCAGTGCCGTCCCGTACGCCTCGAGCGCCGCCTCCGTGCTCACCCCGGCCGGCACCTCCGCGCACGGCACGGCCGCCGCGAACCTCTCACCGAGGTCCGCCCGCAGCCCCGCCGACCCGGGCCGGAAGCGCATCTCCGCCTCCAGCACCAGCCCCACCGGCATGGCCAGCCCCGGCGGCCGCCCCGGCGGACCGAAGTCCAGGACCAGCGCGGGCCGCCCGCCCGCCAGCCCGCGCAGCCATATCCGGCGGGTGGTGAGCCGGCCGTCCGGCGACACCGTGTCGTACTGGGCGAGCACCAGCCAGCGGTCCCGTACGGCCTCCCCCTCCCCGGAGGCCGGCAGTCCCACGCGGCTGCGCACCGTCGCCGCCAGCTCTTCCGGCAGCCCGGCCACCCCCAGCCACCCCCGGTCGAGCAGGTGCAGCAGCGCCGCCTCCTCCAGCATCCGGGCGGGCCAGCCGGGGCCGCAACTGGGTATCGTCCCCAACTCCCTTACCCGGGCGGCCAGTCCGGGCGCCTGCGCATCGACCATGCGGGCCGCCGTCTCCTCCCATCCCGCGTATCCCGCCTGCTCCTGGCCCGCGAGGCCGCCGCGGAGCAGATCGGCCAGCCGCTGTTCCAGCTCGGTGACGCCCGCGCCGATCCGCGCCGCCCGCCGCTCGGCACGCTTGCGGGCCGCCTCCTCGTCGACCGGTGCGCCCCTCCCGGCAACGGGCCGCGCTGCCTTGGCCGCCCGGTCCGCCAGCCATTGCGCGGCCCACTCCGGCGCCTCTCCCGGCTCGCCGACCCCCTCCGCCGACCAGAGCAGCAACAGCCCCAGCGCGTGCTTGCAGGGGAACTTCCGGCTCGGACAGGAGCACTTGTAGGCCGGGCCCGTCAGGTCCACGACCGTGCGGTACGGATTGCTCCCGCTGCCCTTGCACAACCCCCATACCGAACCGGAAGCGGAACCTCCGATCTGCAACCACGGCCCTGCCCCGCCGAGTCTGCCCCCCGCCTTGCGCGAGGCATCGTCAGGAGCCAGATCCAGTACCTGTTCCGCTGTCCAGCGGTCCCCCTGATCAGTCATGTGAACCACCGTAGAGACCGCCACTGACAATCACTCTGACCTGCAACAACGCTATGAGAAAGGTCCGTTGTCAGTGGCGTGGTGCACCTTGGATGCAGCAGTCGGAAGCGGCTGCCGAGCTTTGGAGGGGGACC is drawn from Streptomyces sp. NBC_01232 and contains these coding sequences:
- a CDS encoding SWIM zinc finger family protein, whose protein sequence is MTDQGDRWTAEQVLDLAPDDASRKAGGRLGGAGPWLQIGGSASGSVWGLCKGSGSNPYRTVVDLTGPAYKCSCPSRKFPCKHALGLLLLWSAEGVGEPGEAPEWAAQWLADRAAKAARPVAGRGAPVDEEAARKRAERRAARIGAGVTELEQRLADLLRGGLAGQEQAGYAGWEETAARMVDAQAPGLAARVRELGTIPSCGPGWPARMLEEAALLHLLDRGWLGVAGLPEELAATVRSRVGLPASGEGEAVRDRWLVLAQYDTVSPDGRLTTRRIWLRGLAGGRPALVLDFGPPGRPPGLAMPVGLVLEAEMRFRPGSAGLRADLGERFAAAVPCAEVPAGVSTEAALEAYGTALREDPWLESWPVVLGPVVPIPGELGWQLADAEGDSALPVPLTGGGSRSRGGLWQLAALSGGAPVTVFGECGHRGFTPLTAWHPDSAEPVALG
- a CDS encoding DUF5691 domain-containing protein; its protein translation is MNKADEGYGEWEELVAAALLGTDRRRGGGPAGSAEALLDAAAVHAVRRRAGLRPAGAGTRPEPAPRDPRPAPPKAAGHRLAQLLAGRSGAVNGGGRRGTAPDLTELLPQWLAAAARYGYRSPSALVPALLDAARARTDLRPQALALAGTRGLWLARMNPDWRFALRGGAGGAGELPDVTDRAGVERLWQEGLFAERVALLGAVRAHEAAAAPRLLMTTWATERAEDRLMFLDSLRAGLSDGDEPFLEAALGDRSRNVRATAAELLSALPSSALAGRMAERALACVGPEGVTPPAECDGGMLRDGVVKRPPAGRGERAWWLGQLVEAAPLSCWRERFGGLGPAEIVALPVASGDGWTEELHAAWCRAAVRQRDAPWSRALLGPASAPPAAGPGTASLAERAKLLETLPDAERAQWVAEFIAAHGLSEAFQLLGVCVVPWAGALGRAVVDALDTARDAGSYPWSFSGVMGLAERCLDPAEAGRLEALTTAAEDLPDAVPGAAAYWAEAFQRLVATLRLRAAMLAELTPA